Proteins co-encoded in one Corylus avellana chromosome ca9, CavTom2PMs-1.0 genomic window:
- the LOC132162599 gene encoding type I inositol polyphosphate 5-phosphatase 8 isoform X1, producing the protein MGAERRKISKSSWPRTVVRKWLNIQSGGDEFYSDSYTIKEKPDRRRSCSDQDRYIVVPEDFSGWLVKENPKPEVTVSDTQNFRMFVGTWNVGGKTPHEGLNLRDWLRSPTPADFYVIGFQEIVPLNAGNVLGAEDNGPAAKWLSLIREALNNNATTAEVSPQADDGSLKPRLSFSDLLSLEDELGKKDFQKLGLSYSDEYSPTKYSKSREQDSPTQPRYRLAASKQMVGIFLCVWVREDLCKHISNLKVSCVGRGIMGYLGNKGSISISMTLYQTTFCFVCTHLTSGEKEGDEIRRNSDVAEILKKTRFLHSSRGLEQSLPPDSILEHDKIIWLGDLNYRLAAGCGDMHELLKRHDWQTLLEKDQLKMEQRAGRVFKGWVEGKIYFAPTYKYLTNSNNYVVQSSKSKEKRRTPAWCDRILWKGEGLKQMWYLRGESRFSDHRPVYSLFSVHVDIANKNKVVAAAKSCTNKPSTTNTPLASSTCAVKIQAEEILLLTRAQSCLKTASSRF; encoded by the exons ATGGGAGCTGAGCGCCGGAAGATCTCCAAG TCTTCGTGGCCGAGAACTGTGGTGAGAAAATGGCTCAATATACAGAGCGGAGGGGACGAGTTTTACTCCGACTCTTACACTATAAAAG AAAAACCTGATCGTCGGCGGAGCTGCTCGGACCAGGACCGCTACATCGTCGTACCGGAAGATTTCTCAG GGTGGTTGGTGAAGGAAAATCCTAAGCCGGAAGTCACCGTCTCCGATACACAAAATTTCAG GATGTTCGTGGGGACATGGAATGTCGGAGGGAAGACACCCCACGAGGGCTTGAACTTGAGAGATTGGCTGAGGTCCCCCACACCTGCTGACTTCTACGTTATTGG gTTCCAAGAAATCGTCCCTCTTAATGCGGGGAATGTGCTAGGCGCAGAGGACAACGGCCCAGCTGCCAAATGGCTTTCCTTGATTCGTGAAGCACTGAACAACAATGCCACCACTGCAGAAGTTTCGCCGCAGGCGGATGATGGGAGCTTGAAACCAAGGCTCAGCTTCTCAGACTTGCTTTCATTAGAAGATGAACTTGGTAAAAAGGATTTCCAAAAATTGGGTTTGAGCTATAGTGATGAGTATTCGCCTACCAAATATTCCAAGTCTAGGGAGCAAGATAGTCCAACTCAGCCGCGTTACCGCCTGGCTGCAAGCAAGCAGATGGTCGGAATCTTCCTATGCGTGTGGGTTCGAGAGGACCTTTGCAAACACATTAGCAACTTGAAGGTGTCTTGTGTCGGCAGAGGCATTATGGGATATCTTGGGAATAAG GGCTCGATATCGATCAGCATGACATTGTACCAGACAACATTCTGCTTTGTTTGCACCCACTTGACGTCTGGGGAGAAAGAAGGCGACGAGATCCGGCGAAATTCAGATGTTGCAGAAATTCTAAAGAAAACAAGGTTTCTGCATTCATCAAGAGGCCTTGAACAGTCACTTCCTCCTGATTCCATCTTGGAACATGA CAAGATTATTTGGCTCGGGGATTTAAATTACCGGCTCGCAGCTGGTTGTGGAGATATGCATGAGCTGCTAAAGAGGCATGATTGGCAGACACTTTTAGAGAAGGATCAG CTAAAGATGGAGCAGAGAGCTGGTCGAGTATTTAAAGGGTGGGTTGAAGGGAAGATATATTTTGCTCCAACTTACAAATACCTAACCAATTCTAACAATTATGTTGTCCAGTCCTCTAAATCCAAAGAGAAACGACGAACTCCTGCCTG gTGTGACAGGATTTTGTGGAAAGGGGAAGGGCTAAAGCAAATGTGGTATTTGAGAGGGGAGTCCAGATTCTCAGACCACAGACCCGTATATTCACTATTCTCAGTCCACGTGGACATTGCAAACAAGAACAAAGTGGTCGCCGCGGCCAAATCCTGCACAAATAAACCGTCGACGACAAACACTCCCTTGGCATCATCGACATGTGCTGTCAAAATCCAAGCCGAAGAAATTCTGCTGCTTACGCGGGCACAAAGCTGCTTAAAAACCGCCTCCTCCAGGTTTTGA
- the LOC132162599 gene encoding type I inositol polyphosphate 5-phosphatase 8 isoform X2, with amino-acid sequence MTVAKLGLYRMFVGTWNVGGKTPHEGLNLRDWLRSPTPADFYVIGFQEIVPLNAGNVLGAEDNGPAAKWLSLIREALNNNATTAEVSPQADDGSLKPRLSFSDLLSLEDELGKKDFQKLGLSYSDEYSPTKYSKSREQDSPTQPRYRLAASKQMVGIFLCVWVREDLCKHISNLKVSCVGRGIMGYLGNKGSISISMTLYQTTFCFVCTHLTSGEKEGDEIRRNSDVAEILKKTRFLHSSRGLEQSLPPDSILEHDKIIWLGDLNYRLAAGCGDMHELLKRHDWQTLLEKDQLKMEQRAGRVFKGWVEGKIYFAPTYKYLTNSNNYVVQSSKSKEKRRTPAWCDRILWKGEGLKQMWYLRGESRFSDHRPVYSLFSVHVDIANKNKVVAAAKSCTNKPSTTNTPLASSTCAVKIQAEEILLLTRAQSCLKTASSRF; translated from the exons ATGACAGTGGCAAAGTTGGGATTATATAGGATGTTCGTGGGGACATGGAATGTCGGAGGGAAGACACCCCACGAGGGCTTGAACTTGAGAGATTGGCTGAGGTCCCCCACACCTGCTGACTTCTACGTTATTGG gTTCCAAGAAATCGTCCCTCTTAATGCGGGGAATGTGCTAGGCGCAGAGGACAACGGCCCAGCTGCCAAATGGCTTTCCTTGATTCGTGAAGCACTGAACAACAATGCCACCACTGCAGAAGTTTCGCCGCAGGCGGATGATGGGAGCTTGAAACCAAGGCTCAGCTTCTCAGACTTGCTTTCATTAGAAGATGAACTTGGTAAAAAGGATTTCCAAAAATTGGGTTTGAGCTATAGTGATGAGTATTCGCCTACCAAATATTCCAAGTCTAGGGAGCAAGATAGTCCAACTCAGCCGCGTTACCGCCTGGCTGCAAGCAAGCAGATGGTCGGAATCTTCCTATGCGTGTGGGTTCGAGAGGACCTTTGCAAACACATTAGCAACTTGAAGGTGTCTTGTGTCGGCAGAGGCATTATGGGATATCTTGGGAATAAG GGCTCGATATCGATCAGCATGACATTGTACCAGACAACATTCTGCTTTGTTTGCACCCACTTGACGTCTGGGGAGAAAGAAGGCGACGAGATCCGGCGAAATTCAGATGTTGCAGAAATTCTAAAGAAAACAAGGTTTCTGCATTCATCAAGAGGCCTTGAACAGTCACTTCCTCCTGATTCCATCTTGGAACATGA CAAGATTATTTGGCTCGGGGATTTAAATTACCGGCTCGCAGCTGGTTGTGGAGATATGCATGAGCTGCTAAAGAGGCATGATTGGCAGACACTTTTAGAGAAGGATCAG CTAAAGATGGAGCAGAGAGCTGGTCGAGTATTTAAAGGGTGGGTTGAAGGGAAGATATATTTTGCTCCAACTTACAAATACCTAACCAATTCTAACAATTATGTTGTCCAGTCCTCTAAATCCAAAGAGAAACGACGAACTCCTGCCTG gTGTGACAGGATTTTGTGGAAAGGGGAAGGGCTAAAGCAAATGTGGTATTTGAGAGGGGAGTCCAGATTCTCAGACCACAGACCCGTATATTCACTATTCTCAGTCCACGTGGACATTGCAAACAAGAACAAAGTGGTCGCCGCGGCCAAATCCTGCACAAATAAACCGTCGACGACAAACACTCCCTTGGCATCATCGACATGTGCTGTCAAAATCCAAGCCGAAGAAATTCTGCTGCTTACGCGGGCACAAAGCTGCTTAAAAACCGCCTCCTCCAGGTTTTGA
- the LOC132162598 gene encoding uncharacterized protein LOC132162598 isoform X1 → MSFQNQGFWMAKGAGGLNDSEMAYDNSSRIELKRSHQWFMDGPEVELFPNKKQATGGPTNNLFSGMLNSNVSSWGNASSFQSFSGQFTERLLDSEITRTANFDDRNIPSLSTEKMDVGRKVNEDAFGNDPSFGLSMSHTLEDPRSDLNYGAFRKVKVSQVKDSENVMSVPMVHAYNREDNSTMMATHAYKADDNSISMSLTYSKGDDIISIGDIYDRADNNFMSMGQPYNKGDDDLSMGQTYKGNTNTISSGHTFSKGGNNIISIGQTYDKADDDTIATGHIFNKEEDTSAPIVHAYTKGENSTLSVGHSCNKGESTIISFGGYDDDEDANPSGRLMSGYELLMGHPSVQRSEVVNATELVQSNADAHARTSQITASGTENISKKKDDLKMSKKIPPNNFPSNVRSLLSTGMLDGVPVKYIAWSREKELHGIIKGTGYSCGCQSCNFSKVINAYEFERHAGCKTKHPNNHIYFENGKTIYGIVQELRSTPQNMLFEVIQTITGSPINQKSFRLWKESFLAATRELQRIYGKDEGKQFS, encoded by the exons ATG TCTTTTCAGAATCAGGGCTTCTGGATGGCAAAGGGCGCTGGAGGTCTAAATGATAGTGAGATGGCTTACGATAATTCTTCTAGAATTGAGCTGAAGCGTTCTCATCAGTGGTTCATGGATGGCCCTGAGGTGGAGCTGTTCCCTAACAAGAAACAGGCGACGGGGGGTCCGACCAACAATCTATTTTCAGGAATGTTAAACTCAAATGTTTCTTCATGGGGAAATGCTTCAAGTTTTCAATCATTCTCTGGCCAATTCACTGAGCGGTTATTAGATTCTGAGATAACCAGGACTGCTAATTTTGACGACAGAAATATTCCATCACTGAGCACAGAAAAAATGGATGTGGGAAGAAAAGTTAATGAGGATGCATTTGGGAACGATCCCTCGTTTGGTTTATCGATGTCACATACACTGGAAGATCCTAGGTCAGATCTAAACTATGGTGCATTTAGAAAAGTTAAAGTTAGCCAGGTTAAGGACTCTGAAAATGTCATGTCTGTACCGATGGTACATGCCTATAATCGGGAGGATAACAGTACCATGATGGCAACTCATGCTTACAAGGCAGATGACAATTCAATATCTATGAGTCTCACTTATAGCAAAGGGGATGACATCATATCTATAGGTGACATCTATGACCGAGCGGATAACAATTTTATGTCAATGGGACAACCTTATAACAAGGGGGATGACGACTTATCAATGGGTCAAACATACAAAGGAAACACCAATACCATATCATCAGGTCATACATTCAGCAAGGGTGGCAACAATATCATTTCTATTGGTCAAACCTATGACAAGGCAGATGACGATACCATAGCAACAGGCCACATCTTCAATAAGGAGGAAGACACTTCTGCACCAATTGTTCATGCTTACACTAAGGGTGAAAACAGTACACTATCAGTTGGTCACTCTTGCAATAAGGGAGAGAGTACTATCATATCCTTTGGTGgctatgatgatgatgaagatgctaATCCCTCAGGAAGGCTCATGTCTGGATATGAACTGTTGATGGGTCATCCCTCCGTCCAAAGATCAGAAGTAGTAAACGCAACAGAATTGGTTCAATCAAATGCTGATGCACATGCAAGAACTTCCCAGATAACTGCTTCTGGAACTGAAAATATTTCCAAAAAGAAAGACGATCTGAAAATGTCAAAGAAGATTCCTCCAAACAACTTCCCATCCAATGTCAGAAGTTTGTTATCAACTGGTATGCTGGATGGAGTTCCTGTAAAGTATATTGCTTGGTCAAGGGAG AAGGAACTTCATGGTATTATAAAAGGTACCGGATATTCATGTGGCTGTCAGTCATGTAACTTCTCTAAG GTGATCAATGCATATGAATTTGAGCGTCATGCTGgatgcaaaacaaaacatccAAATAATCACATCTACTTCGAGAATGGGAAGACAATTTATGGGATTGTCCAAGAGCTTAGGAGCACACCTCAAAACATGTTGTTTGAGGTGATTCAGACTATAACTGGTTCACCTATCAATCAGAAGTCCTTCCGCCTTTGGAAAG AATCCTTTCTAGCCGCTACGCGTGAACTTCAGCGTATATATGGAAAGGATGAGGGGAAACAATTTTCATGA
- the LOC132162598 gene encoding uncharacterized protein LOC132162598 isoform X2 yields the protein MSFQNQGFWMAKGAGGLNDSEMAYDNSSRIELKRSHQWFMDGPEVELFPNKKQATGGPTNNLFSGMLNSNVSSWGNASSFQSFSGQFTERLLDSEITRTANFDDRNIPSLSTEKMDVGRKVNEDAFGNDPSFGLSMSHTLEDPRSDLNYGAFRKVKVSQVKDSENVMSVPMVHAYNREDNSTMMATHAYKADDNSISMSLTYSKGDDIISIGDIYDRADNNFMSMGQPYNKGDDDLSMGQTYKGNTNTISSGHTFSKGGNNIISIGQTYDKADDDTIATGHIFNKEEDTSAPIVHAYTKGENSTLSVGHSCNKGESTIISFGGYDDDEDANPSGRLMSGYELLMGHPSVQRSEVVNATELVQSNADAHARTSQITASGTENISKKKDDLKMSKKIPPNNFPSNVRSLLSTGMLDGVPVKYIAWSREELHGIIKGTGYSCGCQSCNFSKVINAYEFERHAGCKTKHPNNHIYFENGKTIYGIVQELRSTPQNMLFEVIQTITGSPINQKSFRLWKESFLAATRELQRIYGKDEGKQFS from the exons ATG TCTTTTCAGAATCAGGGCTTCTGGATGGCAAAGGGCGCTGGAGGTCTAAATGATAGTGAGATGGCTTACGATAATTCTTCTAGAATTGAGCTGAAGCGTTCTCATCAGTGGTTCATGGATGGCCCTGAGGTGGAGCTGTTCCCTAACAAGAAACAGGCGACGGGGGGTCCGACCAACAATCTATTTTCAGGAATGTTAAACTCAAATGTTTCTTCATGGGGAAATGCTTCAAGTTTTCAATCATTCTCTGGCCAATTCACTGAGCGGTTATTAGATTCTGAGATAACCAGGACTGCTAATTTTGACGACAGAAATATTCCATCACTGAGCACAGAAAAAATGGATGTGGGAAGAAAAGTTAATGAGGATGCATTTGGGAACGATCCCTCGTTTGGTTTATCGATGTCACATACACTGGAAGATCCTAGGTCAGATCTAAACTATGGTGCATTTAGAAAAGTTAAAGTTAGCCAGGTTAAGGACTCTGAAAATGTCATGTCTGTACCGATGGTACATGCCTATAATCGGGAGGATAACAGTACCATGATGGCAACTCATGCTTACAAGGCAGATGACAATTCAATATCTATGAGTCTCACTTATAGCAAAGGGGATGACATCATATCTATAGGTGACATCTATGACCGAGCGGATAACAATTTTATGTCAATGGGACAACCTTATAACAAGGGGGATGACGACTTATCAATGGGTCAAACATACAAAGGAAACACCAATACCATATCATCAGGTCATACATTCAGCAAGGGTGGCAACAATATCATTTCTATTGGTCAAACCTATGACAAGGCAGATGACGATACCATAGCAACAGGCCACATCTTCAATAAGGAGGAAGACACTTCTGCACCAATTGTTCATGCTTACACTAAGGGTGAAAACAGTACACTATCAGTTGGTCACTCTTGCAATAAGGGAGAGAGTACTATCATATCCTTTGGTGgctatgatgatgatgaagatgctaATCCCTCAGGAAGGCTCATGTCTGGATATGAACTGTTGATGGGTCATCCCTCCGTCCAAAGATCAGAAGTAGTAAACGCAACAGAATTGGTTCAATCAAATGCTGATGCACATGCAAGAACTTCCCAGATAACTGCTTCTGGAACTGAAAATATTTCCAAAAAGAAAGACGATCTGAAAATGTCAAAGAAGATTCCTCCAAACAACTTCCCATCCAATGTCAGAAGTTTGTTATCAACTGGTATGCTGGATGGAGTTCCTGTAAAGTATATTGCTTGGTCAAGGGAG GAACTTCATGGTATTATAAAAGGTACCGGATATTCATGTGGCTGTCAGTCATGTAACTTCTCTAAG GTGATCAATGCATATGAATTTGAGCGTCATGCTGgatgcaaaacaaaacatccAAATAATCACATCTACTTCGAGAATGGGAAGACAATTTATGGGATTGTCCAAGAGCTTAGGAGCACACCTCAAAACATGTTGTTTGAGGTGATTCAGACTATAACTGGTTCACCTATCAATCAGAAGTCCTTCCGCCTTTGGAAAG AATCCTTTCTAGCCGCTACGCGTGAACTTCAGCGTATATATGGAAAGGATGAGGGGAAACAATTTTCATGA
- the LOC132162598 gene encoding uncharacterized protein LOC132162598 isoform X3, whose translation MNQGFWMAKGAGGLNDSEMAYDNSSRIELKRSHQWFMDGPEVELFPNKKQATGGPTNNLFSGMLNSNVSSWGNASSFQSFSGQFTERLLDSEITRTANFDDRNIPSLSTEKMDVGRKVNEDAFGNDPSFGLSMSHTLEDPRSDLNYGAFRKVKVSQVKDSENVMSVPMVHAYNREDNSTMMATHAYKADDNSISMSLTYSKGDDIISIGDIYDRADNNFMSMGQPYNKGDDDLSMGQTYKGNTNTISSGHTFSKGGNNIISIGQTYDKADDDTIATGHIFNKEEDTSAPIVHAYTKGENSTLSVGHSCNKGESTIISFGGYDDDEDANPSGRLMSGYELLMGHPSVQRSEVVNATELVQSNADAHARTSQITASGTENISKKKDDLKMSKKIPPNNFPSNVRSLLSTGMLDGVPVKYIAWSREKELHGIIKGTGYSCGCQSCNFSKVINAYEFERHAGCKTKHPNNHIYFENGKTIYGIVQELRSTPQNMLFEVIQTITGSPINQKSFRLWKESFLAATRELQRIYGKDEGKQFS comes from the exons ATG AATCAGGGCTTCTGGATGGCAAAGGGCGCTGGAGGTCTAAATGATAGTGAGATGGCTTACGATAATTCTTCTAGAATTGAGCTGAAGCGTTCTCATCAGTGGTTCATGGATGGCCCTGAGGTGGAGCTGTTCCCTAACAAGAAACAGGCGACGGGGGGTCCGACCAACAATCTATTTTCAGGAATGTTAAACTCAAATGTTTCTTCATGGGGAAATGCTTCAAGTTTTCAATCATTCTCTGGCCAATTCACTGAGCGGTTATTAGATTCTGAGATAACCAGGACTGCTAATTTTGACGACAGAAATATTCCATCACTGAGCACAGAAAAAATGGATGTGGGAAGAAAAGTTAATGAGGATGCATTTGGGAACGATCCCTCGTTTGGTTTATCGATGTCACATACACTGGAAGATCCTAGGTCAGATCTAAACTATGGTGCATTTAGAAAAGTTAAAGTTAGCCAGGTTAAGGACTCTGAAAATGTCATGTCTGTACCGATGGTACATGCCTATAATCGGGAGGATAACAGTACCATGATGGCAACTCATGCTTACAAGGCAGATGACAATTCAATATCTATGAGTCTCACTTATAGCAAAGGGGATGACATCATATCTATAGGTGACATCTATGACCGAGCGGATAACAATTTTATGTCAATGGGACAACCTTATAACAAGGGGGATGACGACTTATCAATGGGTCAAACATACAAAGGAAACACCAATACCATATCATCAGGTCATACATTCAGCAAGGGTGGCAACAATATCATTTCTATTGGTCAAACCTATGACAAGGCAGATGACGATACCATAGCAACAGGCCACATCTTCAATAAGGAGGAAGACACTTCTGCACCAATTGTTCATGCTTACACTAAGGGTGAAAACAGTACACTATCAGTTGGTCACTCTTGCAATAAGGGAGAGAGTACTATCATATCCTTTGGTGgctatgatgatgatgaagatgctaATCCCTCAGGAAGGCTCATGTCTGGATATGAACTGTTGATGGGTCATCCCTCCGTCCAAAGATCAGAAGTAGTAAACGCAACAGAATTGGTTCAATCAAATGCTGATGCACATGCAAGAACTTCCCAGATAACTGCTTCTGGAACTGAAAATATTTCCAAAAAGAAAGACGATCTGAAAATGTCAAAGAAGATTCCTCCAAACAACTTCCCATCCAATGTCAGAAGTTTGTTATCAACTGGTATGCTGGATGGAGTTCCTGTAAAGTATATTGCTTGGTCAAGGGAG AAGGAACTTCATGGTATTATAAAAGGTACCGGATATTCATGTGGCTGTCAGTCATGTAACTTCTCTAAG GTGATCAATGCATATGAATTTGAGCGTCATGCTGgatgcaaaacaaaacatccAAATAATCACATCTACTTCGAGAATGGGAAGACAATTTATGGGATTGTCCAAGAGCTTAGGAGCACACCTCAAAACATGTTGTTTGAGGTGATTCAGACTATAACTGGTTCACCTATCAATCAGAAGTCCTTCCGCCTTTGGAAAG AATCCTTTCTAGCCGCTACGCGTGAACTTCAGCGTATATATGGAAAGGATGAGGGGAAACAATTTTCATGA
- the LOC132162600 gene encoding WAT1-related protein At2g37460, translated as MENQPQTTFDRIKPFLAVIFLQFGFAGMDVLCKAALNKGMSNYVLVVYRHVVATVVIAPFAVILDKKVRPKMTLAIFTKIIVLSLLEPVIDQNLYFLGMKYTTATFAAAMTNILPALTFIMACILRLEKVRFKSIRTQAKVIGTIATVAGAMVITLVKGPVIELIWTKGKTYHEQQQAAANLQHSIKGSIMIFIGCFSWACFMILQAITLKTYPAELSLTAWICLLGSAEGAVVALVMERGKTAIWSINWDVKLLAALYSGVICSGLAYYIQGVVMKDRGPVFVTAFSPLCMVIVAVMGSIILAEQMYLGRVLGAVIIVAGLYLVVWGKSKDYKSQTPSTNEQIALDLQIIHAGNTGKENFNHGVVTIDVSGVETNKQQEKQRNPVTC; from the exons ATGGAGAACCAACCACAAACCACGTTTGATAGAATTAAACCATTTCTGGCTGTTATATTCTTGCAGTTTGGGTTTGCAGGAATGGATGTTCTCTGTAAGGCTGCCTTAAACAAGGGGATGAGCAATTACGTCCTTGTTGTCTACCGCCATGTCGTTGCCACCGTCGTCATTGCCCCCTTTGCAGTCATTCTAGacaa GAAAGTAAGGCCAAAGATGACACTAGCAATCTTCACCAAAATAATCGTGCTCAGCTTATTGGA GCCAGTAATTGACCAGAACTTGTATTTCCTGGGAATGAAGTACACTACAGCAACTTTTGCAGCCGCTATGACCAATATTCTTCCTGCCCTTACATTTATAATGGCCTGCATTCTTAG GCTTGAGAAGGTAAGATTTAAAAGTATCCGCACCCAAGCTAAGGTGATAGGGACCATAGCAACGGTTGCAGGAGCCATGGTCATTACACTGGTAAAAGGCCCCGTTATTGAGCTGATCTGGACGAAAGGAAAAACTTACCACGAACAGCAACAGGCTGCAGCCAATCTTCAACATTCAATTAAAGGTTCCATAATGATCTTCATTGGCTGCTTCAGCTGGGCTTGTTTCATGATTCTGCAA GCAATCACACTAAAAACATACCCTGCTGAGCTCTCTCTTACAGCTTGGATATGCCTGTTAGGCTCAGCCGAAGGTGCCGTAGTGGCGCTAGTGATGGAAAGGGGAAAAACTGCCATCTGGTCAATAAATTGGGATGTCAAATTACTGGCAGCTCTCTACAGT GGCGTAATCTGTTCAGGACTGGCTTATTATATCCAAGGAGTAGTAATGAAAGACAGAGGCCCTGTTTTTGTGACGGCTTTTAGTCCCCTATGCATGGTTATTGTTGCTGTCATGGGCTCCATCATCTTGGCTGAGCAAATGTATCTTGGCAG GGTACTTGGTGCTGTTATCATAGTTGCGGGCCTATATCTTGTTGTGTGGGGCAAAAGCAAAGATTACAAGTCCCAAACCCCATCAACCAATGAGCAAATAGCGCTGGATTTACAAATAATACATGCAGGTAACACTGGAAAAGAAAACTTTAATCATGGGGTTGTCACAATTGACGTCTCTGGGGTGGAGACAAATAAACAACAAGAAAAGCAAAGGAATCCAGTCACTTGCTAA